One genomic segment of Hordeum vulgare subsp. vulgare chromosome 2H, MorexV3_pseudomolecules_assembly, whole genome shotgun sequence includes these proteins:
- the LOC123425902 gene encoding calcium-dependent protein kinase 19: protein MGQCCSRATSPDSVQGGANGYGYSHQPKQAQTPPSYNNAQPPPQAEVRYTPPAMNPPVVPPVVAPSKPTPDTILGKQYEDVRSVYSLGKELGRGQFGVTYLCTEISTGRQYACKSISKRKLVSKADKEDIRREIQIMQHLSGQPNIVEFCGAYEDKGSVHVVMELCAGGELFDRIIAKGHYSERAAATICRGVVNVVNVCHFMGVMHRDLKPENFLLATKDENAVLKATDFGLSVFIEEGKMYRDIVGSAYYVAPEVLRRNYGKEIDVWSAGVILYILLSGVPPFWAETEKGIFDAILQGEIDFESQPWPSISESAKDLVRKMLAQDPKKRISSAQVLQHPWLREGEASDKPIDSAVLSRMKQFRAMNKLKKMALKVIASNLNEEEIKGLKQMFMNMDTDNSGTITYEELKAGLAKLGSKLSEAEVKQLMDAADVDGNGSIDYVEFITATMHRHKLERDEHLFKAFQYFDKDNSGFITRDELETALIEHEMGDADTIKDIISEVDTDNDGRINYEEFCAMMRGGMQQPIRLK, encoded by the exons ATGGGCCAGTGTTGCAGCAGAGCTACGTCCCCGGATTCTGTCCAAGGAGGAGCCAATGGCTATGGCTATTCTCACCAACCAAAACAGGCTCAAACACCTCCTAGTTACAACAATGCTCAGCCACCACCACAAGCTGAGGTAAGGTACACACCGCCAGCGATGAACCCTCCTGTAGTCCCACCTGTGGTAGCCCCCTCAAAGCCCACGCCGGACACGATTCTCGGCAAGCAGTACGAGGATGTGCGCTCTGTCTACTCCCTTGGCAAGGAACTTGGTAGGGGGCAGTTCGGGGTGACGTACCTTTGCACTGAGATTAGCACTGGCAGGCAGTATGCTTGCAAGTCCATATCCAAGCGCAAGCTCGTGAGTAAGGCCGACAAGGAGGATATCCGCAGGGAGATCCAGATCATGCAGCACCTATCTGGACAGCCAAACATAGTGGAGTTCTGTGGAGCATATGAGGACAAGGGCAGCGTGCATGTCGTGATGGAGCTCTGTGCAGGCGGGGAGCTGTTTGATCGGATTATTGCCAAGGGGCACTACTCAGAGCGTGCAGCTGCTACAATCTGCAGAGGAGTTGTGAATGTTGTCAATGTTTGCCATTTCATGGGAGTGATGCACCGTGATCTCAAGCCGGAGAACTTCTTGCTCGCAACCAAGGATGAGAATGCAGTGCTCAAGGCCACTGATTTTGGGCTTTCGGTCTTCATTGAAGAAG GAAAAATGTATAGGGACATCGTTGGAAGTGCTTATTATGTTGCTCCTGAAGTCCTTAGGAGAAATTATGGTAAAGAGATAGATGTTTGGAGTGCAGGTGTTATTCTGTATATTCTTCTCAGCGGTGTTCCCCCATTCTGGGCTG AAACTGAGAAGGGGATATTTGATGCTATTCTGCAAGGGGAGATTGACTTTGAGAGTCAGCCATGGCCATCAATTTCTGAGAGCGCTAAAGACCTTGTGAGGAAGATGTTGGCACAGGATCCAAAGAAAAGAATTAGTTCAGCCCAAGTTCTTC AACATCCATGGCTCAGGGAAGGAGAAGCATCAGACAAACCTATTGACAGTGCTGTTCTTTCTAGGATGAAGCAATTCAGAGCAATGAATAAACTGAAAAAGATGGCCCTAAAG GTTATAGCTTCAAATCTTAATGAGGAAGAGATCAAGGGCCTGAAGCAAATGTTTATGAACATGGACACAGACAACAGTGGGACAATCACATATGAGGAACTCAAAGCAGGACTAGCCAAACTTGGATCGAAGCTGTCAGAAGCTGAAGTAAAGCAGTTGATGGATGCG GCTGATGTGGATGGCAATGGATCAATTGACTACGTTGAGTTCATAACAGCAACGATGCATAGACACAAGCTCGAAAGAGATGAACATTTGTTCAAGGCGTTCCAGTACTTTGACAAAGACAACAGTGG CTTCATCACTAGAGATGAACTGGAGACTGCTTTGATTGAGCATGAAATGGGCGATGCGGATACCATAAAGGACATCATATCAGAAGTCGACACAGATAAT GATGGGAGGATTAACTACGAGGAATTCTGCGCTATGATGAGAGGAGGGATGCAGCAGCCAATAAGGCTCAAGTAG